A window of Kribbella sp. NBC_00382 genomic DNA:
CTGGCACTTCTGGGCCCGGATGCCGTCGCCGACACCCCGGCCGCCCTCAGAGCACTCTGGCCAGCTACCTGATCGCGACCAACTTGGCGACAGACTCGGTGGTCAATGGAGTGCCGGCCAATCGGGCCGCATACAACGCCGCGCCGAGGACTGGTGACAGCATCGGGTCACGCAGGTCGACCGATGCGTCGGCCAGGTGCTGCTGGAAGGCAGTACGGACCTCGTCGCTGGTGAAGACGCCGCCCGAGTACGACACCGGTACGACCTCGCCGGGCGCATAGCCAAGTTGCGTGATCGCGGCTTTCACCAAGTCGGCCAGGGCTTGCCCGGCTTCACGCAGGATCGCAGTACAGACCTCGTCGCCGTCCGCGGCGCCCGCGGTGACCAATCGGGCAAGGGATGCAATGCGAGCCCGGTCGCCCTGCCAGCGATTCAGGACCACGTCGACGAGGTCCAGGTCCGAGGCGAGTTGCAGATGCTCGGCGAGGTGCTTAAGCAACGGCCCCGGGATCAGCCGGCCGTCTGACATCTTCGCGAACGCATTCAGACCACGGATAGCGATCCAGTACGCCGAGCCCTCGTCGTCGAACAGCTCACCCCAGCCGCCGATCCGCAACCCACGGCCGTCGCGTTCGCCGTACGCCATCGACCCCGTCCCGCCGATCACGTTGACGCCGTCGATCGCCCCCAGCGACCCGGCCCAGCCGGCGACCATGTCGTTGTCGCAGCTGTAGCGCTGATGCCCGAGCACTCGACCAGGAATCGAATTCAGCGTCTCCAGATCGGCGCTGACCTCGCCATATCCCGGCAACGCGAAGAACGCATACGCCAGCTGATCAGCCGGTACTCCGGCTGCGCCGCAAACGGACTCAACACCCTCGCGCAGCACGTCGGCGACCAGCTCGATGCCCTGCCCGAGGTAATAGCAACTGGGACCCACCGTGCTCGCCAGCACCTCACCTGCGCCGGACACCAGGGCGAAGGCGGTCTTGGTGCCACCACCGTCGACCCCCAGAAAGACACCGGACACGATCGCTCCCCTCGTTGCAATAATCTGCACAGATTAGCATTTGATTGTGCATTACTACACAGAAAGCATGTCAGGAGTTAATCGATTCAGCGTTCATGAATGATGCCAAAGGCAACTATTAGCGCTGCGTGATAGTGCTCACAGAGGGTGAGAGAAACTACCGTGAGTGTCCGTATTGACCTTATTGTGATCCCTCGTGCCTACCGCTCCCGCCCCTTCCGCCCTGGCCGCCATCGTCCCCGCTCTGCCCGCTGATCGCCTGACCCTGGCTGATTTCTCGGGCCTGGCGACCACCGTCGCCGGCTACCCCTACGTCAAGCTCGTCCTCGACCAGGAGACCTCGACGGTCCACCTGATCGACGGTGCCGAGCGCATGCTGCACGTCCAGTACGTCGCCGAGCGCATCCTCGGAATGACCCGGGCCGAGCTCGCCCGCAACCTGGACGCCTTCAACGATTCCGTGTACCGCGTCGGCGACCGGCGCTTCCTGCTCGGCACCCTCGCGTTGCACGACCGGCCGGAGCACGGCGGCCTGTTCTTCTCCCTGGAGACCGTCGAGGTCGACACGATGGGCCCCGACCTGCTCGGCACCTTCTACCGCACCGTCCGCGCCCTCATCGACGATGCGGTGCCGGTGCTGCTGAAGCCTGCGAACCACCTCCAGGAAGGCTTCCTGCAGGACACGACCACACCGCTGATCCTGGCCCACGAGCTGTACTCCACCGCGCCGTACGTCCCGCTCAACCCCGGTACGACGACCGGCCGCCTGCGCGTCTTCACCGACGAGGGCGCCTACCGCACGACGATCGATCCCGTCCGCTGGCACGACATCCTCGTGATGGAACGGATGCCCGACGACATCCCGCGAGTGTCCGGGCTGATCAACGCCAAGCACACCACTACCCTGTCGCACACCAACGTGCTCGCCGCCGGCTGGGGCATCCCGAACGCCATCCAGCAAGGCGCACTCCAAAGCCTCGCCGACCTAGACGGCACCTGGGTCGAGCTGACTGTCGACCAGTCCGCGCCAGAACTCGCAGTACGCGCGATCACCCGGCCGGACTCCGTCGACGCAGGCCCGCCCTGGGCGGTCACGCAGGTCGACATCGGCAAGCCCGACCTCGCCGCGGCCCAGATCCTTCCGCTGGACGAACTGCGCTCCACCGATGCGCATCGCTTCGGCACCAAGGCCGCGAACCTCGGCGAGCTGATCGCCGTACTGCGCGACGGATCGCCTTACTGGCTTGGTTTCTACGAGAAGCCGAGGCCGCCGCGTCCGCATCTGCTCGAGTACCTCGCCCGGCAGCTCGACACGACCGGCACCGACACCGCCGTACTCGACCAAACCGCGAAGCGGATGGTCAGCGAGCACGTCGTCGTACCGCGCGGGATCGCCCTGCCGTTCGCGTTGCAGCAGCAGTTCCTGGAGTCGTCGCCGGCGATCCAGCAGACCATCGGCAAGCTCAAGATGGCGCTCGCCCTCGGCGGCGAGATCGATGGACTGTGCGCCGAGCTCGGCGCCCTCATCCGCGACACCCCGTTGCCCGCCGAGCTGCGCACGCTGATCGAAGACTCCGTACTGCGCCACCTGACCGGCGCCGGCCGCGTCGTCGTCCGCAGCTCGTCGAACGCCGAGGACCTGATCGGCTTCTCCGCCGCCGGAATCTACGAGTCGGTCCCCGAGGCCGAGTCGATCGAGGACGTGATCCACGCGATCCAACGGGTCTGGGCCTCGCTCGTCACCACTCGCGGCGTCCTGCTCCGCGACGAGGCCGGTATCGGCCTGTCCGACTGCTTCATGGGAGTCGTCATCCAGCAGCAGCTCGACGGCGCGCTCGGCGGAGTCATGGTCACCACCAACCCGCTCGACCGGACCGACTTCCGCTCCGTACTACTGAACCTCGCCCGCAACTCGGTCGACGACGTGGTGTCCGGTGCTCGGGACCCACTGCAGCACCTCTACAACACGATGGAGGGCGGCAGCCGCACCGTCGCGATGGGCGCCGAACCGGCCGACGTGGACGATCAGGCCAAGGCGACACTCGGCCGGCTCGCCCTGATCGGACGGTTGCTCCAGGCCCACTTCGCGGGTACCGACGGATCCGTCGACGCCCCGGTGGACGTCGAGTGGCTCGTCGACGGCGACCGGATCGTGCTGCTGCAGTGCCGTCCGTACCAGCTCGCCGCGTGACCGCCGCCAGCCCCGATGCGGCGCGGGTGATCCGCCGCTACAACGCCTTCCAGTTGTTCGCCGGTCTGCTGTGGTGGTTGCCGGTCTTCTACGTGTTCCAGCGGTCCGCCGGGCTGTCGGACCAGGAGATCTTCTCGATCCAGAGCATCTTCTACCTGGCGTTCTGCCTGCTCGACATCCCGACCGGGATGATCGCCGACCGGTTCGACTACCGGCGTTGCCTGCAGGGTGGCGCGATCATCCTCGTGGTGGCGAACGTGATCCCGGTCTGGCAGCCCACCTTCGCCGGGTTCCTGGCCCAGTTCCTGCTGATCGCGTTGGCGCATTCGCTGTTCTCCGGCGCCGGAAGTGCTTATCTGTATGAGTACTTGCATCGGACCGGCAACGACGCGGCGTACCAGGGTGCCGAGGGCTCGGCTCGCGCGTGGACGCTGATCGGGCGGATCGCCTGTCTCCCCGCGGCCGGCTTCCTGACGGCCTGGTGGGGTCCTTCTCCGTATGTGATGTCGGCGGTGACCTGCGGTATCGCAGCTGTGATCGCCCTCGGCTTCCCTGCTCTACCCCGAACCGCCGAGGACCCTGCGGCTGCCGAGCCAGTACTACCCGCACTGGCCGGTGCGCTCCGATCGCTGATGAAGTCCAAGCGGCTGATGTTGCTGATGGCCCAGGGCATCGCGATCTTCACGCTGGTCCGGATCGGGCAGGCCAACCTGTTCCAGCCGATCCTTGAGTCGAAGCACCTGCCGCTGCACTGGTTCGGGGTGCTGATGGCGGCGACGACCGTGTTCGAGGTCGCGGGCGCCGCGCGTTCCAAAGTACTGGCTCGCTTCGGTCAGGTCCGGGTCGTGCTCGTACTGACCGTGTTGATGGCAGTTGCGCTCGCATCGGTCATCCCACTGGGGTTGGCCGGCACGATGGTCTGTCTCGCGGTGTTCTCGCTCGCGTCCGGGCTCGCGTTCCCGGTGCAGCGCAAGCTGGTCAACTCCGCTATCACCGAGCCGGCCCGACGGGCGACGCTGCTGTCCGTCGAGTCGCTGGCCGACCGCGCCGTCTGCGCCCTTGTGGTGTTCATCCTGGGCGCGTTTCTCACCCGCGGCGCGATGGCGGGCTTCCTCGTCGCGCTCGCGGCCACAGTCACCGTGGCGATGGTCATTCTCGCCGTACTCGTCAATCGGAGCCGCGACCGCGCGGCCGTCAAGGAGAGCGTCGCGTGAAGAAGATCCTGTATGTCTACGTCAAAGGCGGCGCTCCCCTGGAGACTGCGTTCCCCCGGATCGCGGCCTGCGGCGAGCTGCATGTGCTCGCGCTATCGCCGCTGCCCGAGGCCGGCAAGGAGATCTGGGAGCCGTGCTGCACCAGCATCACCGTCCACCCCGGTGGGCTGACGCCAGGTGAGCCGGTGGTGGAGGCGATCGTCGCGCATGCTCGCTCGCTGGGTGCGGATGCGCTGTTCACGCTGTCGGAGTTCGCAGTACTGGCCGTCGCCAACGCTGCCGACCGGCTGGGACTCGCCGGTGCGGGGCCGGGCATCCGGGTGGCCCGGGACAAGCGGCTGATGCGGCAGGCCTGGCAGGCTGCCGGGGTACCGATCCCCCGCTTCCGCCGGGTGGACTCCGCTGCAGACCTTCAGGGCGCGTTGGCCGCGTTGACTCCGCCGCTGCTGCTCAAGCCGGCTTGGGGCGCAGGGTCCGTGGCCCAGCTCGTACTGACGTCGCAGGACCAGGTCGCCAACGCCTGGGCTGAGATCGAGCAGGCGCTGGAGCTGGGCGGACAGGTCGGGATGAACGAGCTGTACGAGCAGAACACCGATGCCGACCGGCTGGTCGAAGAGATCATGGACGGCACCACCGAGGGCTGGTACTCCGAGCCGGGGTACGGCGACTACCTGAGCGTCGAAGGCATCGTTGCCAAGGGCAAGTACCATCCATTGGCGATCACGGCCAAGCTGCCGACCGTTCCGCCGTACATCGAGGTCGCCAGCACCTCGCCGTGCGTGTTGCCGGAGGAGCTGCAGCGGCGGATCGAGGAGGTCTCCCGGCGAGCGGTCGACGCTCTCGGGCTCGACACCTGCGGCACCCACACGGAGCTCAAGCTGCGTGCGGACGGCGAACTCGTGGTGATCGAGGTCGGCGCCCGCTTCGGCGGTCTGCTGACCACCCGGCAGGCCGAGATCGTCTTCGACCTGGACCCGATCGGGATGCTGATCCGCGAACAGCTCGGCGAGCAGGTCGACTACCCGCCGGCGATGCTGGTCGACGGCGGCCGGGCCGCTGCGTCCGTCGCGGTCGTACCTGCTGATTCGGCCGGTACGCCGTGGCAGACGCAGCCGCTCTGGCATCCCGAGCAAGTGGACTGGTCGAGCCTGCTGTCCCCGGGCAGCACTGTGGAGCCGGTGCCGGCCTTCATGCTGCCGACTGGGACCCGGGTTCCGGAGTTCGACCCGTCCGGCGGTTCACGCAACTGGCTGGGCGTCTTCCTCTTGACCGCCGTAGATGCCCCGACATTGCTCCGCGATTGTCGGGCCATCCTCGACGGGCTGGAAGACGCTCTCCCCAGCTGACGGACTCAGGGCAGCAATACGCGCCATACAGGTAGGTAGGCGGGGCGGTTGGGCTGGCCGATCAAGTACCCGGTCAGCCCAGTCTGCTCCGCCACCGTGATCTCACCGGGGGTCTCGCCCTCGTAGAAGGACCGGCAGGGAGCCGCCGCGTCCCGGCCGCGCTCGAACAGGGCGGGAGCCGGCTTGGACTCGGCCTTGGTCCGCGGGGTCAGGATCCGGTCGCCGAACAACTCCCAGGGGAACGGCTGCGACTCGGCCCAGGACGAGTTCACGTACGCCTTGGTCGCGGCGGCCCGCTCGGCGTCGGTGGCACCCCACTCCGGCGGCACGTTGGTGATCAGGCCGACCGGTACGCCGACGCTCCGCAGCAGCCACAAGTGGCGCAGCGCTCCGGGCATCCATGTCATCCGGCCGGGCACCGAGGTGTCCACCAGGGTGTTGCCGAGGTCGAACCAGACCACAGAACACGACGGTCGATGCTGCGTGCCTGCTGCTTGAGGAGCGGCGGCCGACGCTGTGGTCGCAGGGGCGAGGAGAGCGGTTGCCGCGAAGAGGACGACGACCAGCCGGGTGAGGCGATGCACGATGACTCCCTGGGGCGGTTACTCGAGCCAGACGGTCTCGAAGGTGGAATTCTCGTGGATGTGGATCGCCTCGTAGCCGCCGGGGCCGGTGGAGAATTTGTGCGGCGTCTCAGCCGGTACGACGATGATCTGCCCGGCCCGGCCGACCAGCTGCGCGTCGCCGACGGTGAAGGTCGCCGACCCGCGCCGGATGATGAAGGTCTCCGGGTAGTGGTGCAGGTGCAGGCGAGGGCCGACACCCTCCTTCGTGGTGGACTCGAAGATCAGCGAGACGCCCACCCCACCGGGCAGTTCTTCGTAATTCTCGGTCCAGTCCTCACCGTCGTCGCGACCGTCGGCCCGCTCGACGACGAAGGCTCCGCTTGCCAGCTCACTCATGGACGTCCCTCCACGGATGGTGTACTTCCAGCCAGTCTCAACCACCTCCCGGGTCATCTGGCGGACTGTTGCGACTAGTTGCTGGCAGCAACGGTTTCGGCGTGGATTCACCGCCGCTTCAAACGCGTGCTGGGGCAGGGATTCCGGCGAATTGTCAAGGCATCAAAGGGCACAGTTCGGCCGTCGGGTGGCATCGATGCCCGACCGTGTCCGGAAGTTCGGGCTGGGCTGGTGACAGGCGCGGGGTCTGCGGGGACACTATCGGTGACCGATCCAGTAGAGCCCGGCTGCTGTCAGTGACCGGGCTCGCACCGATGATTGACTCGCCAGGGGGGCGTAGTGGTGATCCGACTCGTCATCGGGCACCGGGGCAAGTTGGTCCGAGGGGCTCTCGCCGCGGTGCTCAGCAGAGAACCAGATCTGGCCGTGATCGCGGAGTACGAGAGCGCTGACGAGATCCTCGCGCTCTGCGCCGGGGACCCGCGGCTGGTGGTGGTGCTCGATCCGTTGCTGCCGGGCAGGCTCGGGATCCCGCAGCTGTGCGGCCGCCTCGACGGGCAGCCGGTCCTGCTGCTGATCGACCGGGAGGAGACGACCTCCATCTCGCTGGCCCTGACCGTGGCCAAGGAGTCCCGGTCCGTGGGAGTGATCGCCACCGACATCTCGCCGGACGACCTGGTCGATGCCGTCCGGGGAGTTGCCGAGGGACGGCCGGTCTTCGACGGGGGTCTGGCGCTGGTCGCGCTTCGGGCGGGTGGCAGCCCGCTGACCGAGCGGGAGCGCGAGGTGCTGCTGCTGATCGACACTGGTGCGACCGTGCAGGAGGTGGCCCGCAGCCTGAGCCTCAGCGCCGGAACGATCCGCAACTACCTGTCCCGGATCCTCGCCAAGACCAGAGCCAGAAGCCGGATCGAAGCCATCCGCAAAGCTCAGAACGCCGGCTGGATCTGACCGTCCCCCGCCGAACGGACCTGCTCCTCGCCGACCGGGTGGGCTTGATCGTTCGGGTTCCAGTGGCCGACCAGTTCGGCGTACAGGGGGCTTTGGTGGAGGAGGGTTTGGTGGGTGCCGAGGGTGGCGTTGCTGCCGTCGAGGACGAGGACGCGGTTGGCGCGCAGCGCGGAGCTGACCCGGTGTGCGATCACGATCAGCGTGCCGGGGCGGGCGGCGAAGGCTTCCTCGGCGATTCGCTCGGCCCGAGGGTCGAGGTGGCAGGTGGCCTCGTCCAGGACGGCCAGGCGTGCGGGTGAGAGGTAGGCCCGAGCGAGCGCGATCAGCTGACGCTCCCCCGCCGACAACTCGGACGGCCTGACCTCAGCCGCCAGCCCGCCCAACCGGCGTACCAGCGGGAACGCACCGACCGCATCGATCGCCGCGGAGATCTGCAGTGCCGTGGCGTCCGGCCGCAGGTAGGTCACGTTCTCGAGGACCGTACCGGTGAAGACGTACGCCTCCTGAGGAAGGACGACACGGGTAGCAGCCAGGTCGGTGGCGCCCAGCGAGGACGGAGGTACGCCGCCGAGCCGGATCTCCCCCTCGGTCGGGGACAGGAGTCCGCAGATGAGCCCCGCGAGCGTGGATTTGCCGATCCCACTCGGGCCGACCACCGCGAGGTGATCCCCCTCTGGGACCACCAGGTCGAGGTTGCGCAGTACCGGCTCTGCTGCCGGTCCATAGGCGAAGGACAAGCGCCGCAACTGCACCTCATGCCCCTCGGGCAGCCGAGTGACCGCCCTGTACTCCGGCAGCGAATTCCTGTCGAGGATGCGCCCCAAGGTCACCACGTACCGCAGCCCGCTGTCCCCCAGCGCGGACATCACCGTGTTGAGCGCCGGCTGCAGCCCCAGCAACACATAGGTCAGTCCACCGAGCACCGTTCCAGTGGAGACCCCGCGGCCGACGAGCCAGGGTGCAGTCGCGAGCAGGACGATCAGCGGCAGCCAACCACCGATGGCGAAGCACAGGGTCCGCAGCGCAGCCACCTTCGCCAGCGACCGCTCCGCCGCCGCCTGCGCCTCAACCGGTACGCCGACCAGCCCGCCGGCGAACTCCTCAGCCCCAGCGGCCGTCACGTCGCGTACCCCCGCAAAGACCATCCCGGCCGACGTAGCCAACTCCTCGTCGGCCCGCAACGAGGCACGCACCCGGGCGGCCGCCAGCCCCAAGATCCCGAAGGAAAGCAGGAAACCCACCAGGAACGGCGGCACCACCAGCGCCGCGACCAACGGCGACAACGACAACAACCCGCTGACCACCCCGATCGCAGTCACCACAAAGCTCCGGACGACAAGCACCAGCCCGGCGAAGGTGTCCCGCACAATCTCCACCTGCCGATTGAGCCGCGCCACCGCCCCGTCCGCCCGAGCGTTCCGAAGCGCTCCCGACACCACCTTGCGAACCAACTCGTCCCGCACCGGCTCAACCAACTCACCGAGCCGCCGATAAACCTGCCGAGCCCCGACCGCCCCCAGCACCGCCGCACCCAGCAACCCACCCAACCATGCGAGCCCCACACTCACCCGGCCCCCGAGAAACCCGTCCGTCGCATGCGCCACAGCCAGCCCGTAGAACGCGCTGGGCAGAATCTCCGGCAACGACCAAACCGCAAGCCGCACCCCGGCCCGCCCCCGCACCGCAGCTACCCCGAACCCCACCTCCCGCCTCATCCGGCGTTCAGCTCCCGCCTCATCCGGCCGCCACCCCGCAACCCCACCCAACGCGACCGCCCACCAGTTCGCGCTTCACCCGAAGGCCTTTCGATAGGCGGCGTCGCGCCACAGGTCGTCGTGATGGCCGACGGCTCGGACCCGGCCGTGGTCGAGCCAGATGACCAGGTCTGCGCGGGCTGCGGTGGCGGCGCGGTGGGTGATGATCAGGCGGGTTCGCCGGTGGTGGTCGCCCATCAAGGTTTCGGTGATCTGTCGCTCGGTTGCCGTGTCGAGGCTGGAGGTGGCGTCGTCGAGGATGAGCAAGCGTTCGGCTGCCCACGCCCTGGCGAGTCCGAGCCGCTGTGCTTCGCCACCGGACAGCGGTGCCTCGGCGAGCGGCGTGCGGTAGCCATCGGGCATCCGGCTGACGAACTCATGGACGTGGGTAGCGCGAGCCGACGCGAGCAGTTGGTCGGTCGGCACCACGCCGACGCCGATCGCGTCGCCTACCGTCGACCCGACCAAGGCGGGCCGCTCAAATGCGCACCCCACCGCCTGACGCAACGCCGCGTGGCTCAGCGCGCCCAGCGGAACTCCATCGAGCCGTACCTGACCAGAGTCGGGGTCTTGCAAGCGACCGGCGACAGCGGCCAGTACGGACTTGCCTGCACCGCTCGAGCCGACCACCGCCACAGCAGCCCCACCAGGCAGGTCCAGGTGAATGCGATCCAGCAGCAGCTCGTCGCCCGCTCGCACAGTGACCTCATCGAAGACCAGCCGACCTGGCCCCACCGGCAACGAGAGAGCACCGTAGGCAACGGGCAGAGCCGCACTCACCTCGGCCACCCGAGCGATGCCGGCCCGCGCCCGAGCCAGCTGCCCAAGCACTGACGTGAGGCTGCCCAGACCAGCACCGATCACGGCGTACTGCGCTGCCGCGAAGTACTCGCCCGCCGTGATCCGATGGTCGACCAACTCGATACCTCCGACCGCCAGGACAGCGATCAGCACCAGCGGACCGACCACGGCTGCCTGTGCTCCCGAGCGGGCCAGTAGCTGCCAGGTCCTCAGCCCACGCGCGTGCAACTCCGGCAGGAGGCGAAGTATCCGCTCCTCCTCGCGCTGAGCCGTCCCCGCGGCCGCAATCGTCCGCAGGCCGGCCAGTGCCTCCGTCAGCGTCGCAGCGATCCGGCCCTGCGTCTCCTGGTAGGCCAGGCTGATCTCAGCCGTCCGGCGCGCAAACAACCACAGCACGGCGACTACTAGCAACACGCCACCCAGGAAGGCTGCAGCCAGCCACGGGCTGATGAGCAACAGCAGTACCAGACTCCCGATCGGCGGTACCGCCGCAGTGACAGCCGTGAGTGTCGCCGGACCAGCCCGAACCGCATCAACAGCATTGCTCGACACCCGACTGACCAGATCACCAGTGTCGAACTGGCTCACACCACGAGGCCCCGCAGCCAGCACCCGAGCGACCAGCCCGTGCCGGAGCCACGCCGCCGTCCCAGCCACACAGGCAGTACCGGCAATCACCTCGACGACATCACACAAGATGCCGAGAGCAATCAACCCGCACGCGACCAACACCCAACCGCTCGGGTCGAGGTGAGCCGTGGGGCTGATGGCATCCACGGCGCGGCCAAGGACTGCCGGCAGGGCAAGGACGGTGAGGTTGCCCAGCAGGGCGGCGGCACCGATCAACGGGAGCCAGCCCCGCCCGCGTCGCAGTACCGCGCCGAAGGTGGTCACGGGGTCAACCCGGTGTGGAAAGCCAAGAAGGCAAGCATGTCGGCGGCCAGCCCGACACCCCGGCTGACCGCCGCCGGCAGGTGGCCCGCATCGTGCTCGTACCTCAGCAGGATCGGCCGTGAACCAGTGCTGGCGTGCTGCAGCGCCGCACACATCTTGCGCGCGTGCAACGGATCGACCCGGGTATCGGCCCCGAAGACCGTGAACAACACCGCCGGATAGTCGACCGGAGCCACCCGGTGGTACGGCGAATAGGCCAGCAACGCCTTGAATTGCTCAGGATCCTCCACCGACCCGTACTCCCCCACCCACGAAGCGCCGAGCCCCGACTGCTGATAGCGGACCATGTCCAGCAACGGCGCCGAGCAGACCGCGGCGGCGAACAGTTCCGGCCGCTGGGTGAGAGCCGCCCCGACCAGCAGTCCCCCATTGGACTCACCACAGATCGCGAGCTGACCGGGCGTGGTCCAACCGTCCGCGATCAACGTCTCGGCCGCGGCGAGATAGTCGTCGATGACGTTCTGCTTCGAGTCCAGCGTCCCGGCCCGATGCCACTGATCACCCTGCTCACCACCCCCACGCAGGTTCGCCGTCACGAACACCCCACCGGCCTCCACCCAGGCCAGCGCGAAAGACGAGTAGCTGGGAGTGAGCGAGAGCCCGAATCCGCCGTACCCGTAAAGCAGCGTGGGACGTGGCTCCCGCTTGCTCTTGCGCGCGAGCACGACCATGCGGACCGGCGTACCGTCTCGCGATCGGTAGCTGACGTTGCGCGCGTCGATCCTCGGTCCGGCGTCGGGTTCCACCGCCCACGGAGTCACCTGGAGCGTGCGCGCGTCGTACCGGTAGACGGTCGGCGGAGTGACGCTGTCGGTGTAGCTGAACCAGACCTCGTGGCCTCCTCCAGGCCGGGTACTGAGGTCGGCGATCGTGCCCGGCCCGGGCAGCGGTACCCGGTGCAGCCGACGACCGTTTCGCAAGTCGTACGCGGTCAACTCGCTGACGGCATGCCTCATCCGCGCGACGAGCAGCATGCCGTCGAGGACAGCCAACTGGCTGAGCGGTGCGCCCGGCTCTTCAGCGACCAGTTCTCGCCACTCCTCGTGGCCGGGCTCAACCGGGTCGCCGACGCAGATCCGGCCGGCGGGCGCGCCGAGGGTCGTCGCGATGTACATCCGGCCGTCCGGTCCCACAGCCAGCGCAGTACGGGCGTCGACGCACTGCTGGGCGACCACCCGGACGAAGTCAGGGCGGCTCAGATCGACGATCCAGACATCGTTGCGATCGGCAACTACTGCCGAGATGGTCAGCCATCTGCAGTCAGCGCTGATCTCCAGCCCGTACGCCGCTTCGCCCGCCAGCACCTGCGCGTCGTCCGGCTGTCCGAGGCGGTGCAGGTACAACCGTCGTGAGCGAACGAAGTAGAAAGACCGGCCGTCCGTGCGCCAGGCCACCGGGGAGTAGCGGCAGCGGTCGATCGGCCCGTCGACGATCTCACCGGTGTCGACGTCCAGCACCCGTAGTACCGACTCCTCGTTGCCCTGCGACACCTGGAAGGCCAGCAGCCGGCCGTCCGGCGACGGCTGCCAGCGATCGAGCGTCGTCAGACCGGAGGAGTCGAGACGCATCGGGTCGACCAGGATCCGGTCATCGGTCATCAAGACGGGATGTTCCTGGCCGGCGTTCCGTCGCAGGAAGAACTGGCGCGGGCCGCGCCAGGTCGGCGTACCGGTGGTCTCAACATCGCTCAGGGCGGCGACGCGAGCCCGGAAGCGGTAGCGGCCGGGCAGGGCGGCAGCTTGCGTGAGCCAGAGTTCGTCCTGCGCCAGCTGCCAGGACTGCGTCCGGGGATCGGCCGGATCCTCCAGCCAGCGATACGGATCCGCCACCTGGTGGCCGTGCAGGCACTCGACGCCGGCCTGACGCACGGCCTCGGGGTAGCTCAGGTTCACACGGCGCTCCTTCCAGCAAGCGGTCCCGGGCGGGCTGTCGGATCCCGCCCGGGACCTATGGGTGCCTAGTGGCACAGCACCAGGCTGACGTTGCTCGGGGTCTGGGACGCGCAGCCGAGGACGGTCAGCGTGCTGCCGCCGCCACCGTGACCGCCGCCTCCAGTCGGAGCGTCGAGACCTTGCAGGTCGAGAAGTGCCATGTTCTACACCTCCTTTCCAGGCTCGAAGGGATCGGACGACGGGACGCGTCCGAGGAACGGGAGAGCCACCGGCTGCTCGTGCAGCGCGGCTCCGAGGGCCAGCAGGACACCGGCCGAGCCCGTCGCGAGATCCATCGACAGGCGCAGCAGCTGGTTGCCGGGGAACGCCAGCCCGTCGGCGTACGGGAGCGCGTGCCAGCCGAGGCCGGCGATCAGCTGTTCCTGGACGGTCGGGTCGAGCTGGGTTGCGGCGAGCAGGAGACCGGCTCGGCCCATGAAGAGGCCGGGCTGCACGAAGTACCCGCAGTGGGTAACCTTCCGCAGGGACTCGAGGGCCGGGGCGAGCTCTTCGTCCGGGCGGTGGCGCAGGTAGCGGTCGAGCACTAGGGCGATACCGACA
This region includes:
- a CDS encoding MFS transporter → MTAASPDAARVIRRYNAFQLFAGLLWWLPVFYVFQRSAGLSDQEIFSIQSIFYLAFCLLDIPTGMIADRFDYRRCLQGGAIILVVANVIPVWQPTFAGFLAQFLLIALAHSLFSGAGSAYLYEYLHRTGNDAAYQGAEGSARAWTLIGRIACLPAAGFLTAWWGPSPYVMSAVTCGIAAVIALGFPALPRTAEDPAAAEPVLPALAGALRSLMKSKRLMLLMAQGIAIFTLVRIGQANLFQPILESKHLPLHWFGVLMAATTVFEVAGAARSKVLARFGQVRVVLVLTVLMAVALASVIPLGLAGTMVCLAVFSLASGLAFPVQRKLVNSAITEPARRATLLSVESLADRAVCALVVFILGAFLTRGAMAGFLVALAATVTVAMVILAVLVNRSRDRAAVKESVA
- a CDS encoding N-acetylglucosamine kinase, with amino-acid sequence MSGVFLGVDGGGTKTAFALVSGAGEVLASTVGPSCYYLGQGIELVADVLREGVESVCGAAGVPADQLAYAFFALPGYGEVSADLETLNSIPGRVLGHQRYSCDNDMVAGWAGSLGAIDGVNVIGGTGSMAYGERDGRGLRIGGWGELFDDEGSAYWIAIRGLNAFAKMSDGRLIPGPLLKHLAEHLQLASDLDLVDVVLNRWQGDRARIASLARLVTAGAADGDEVCTAILREAGQALADLVKAAITQLGYAPGEVVPVSYSGGVFTSDEVRTAFQQHLADASVDLRDPMLSPVLGAALYAARLAGTPLTTESVAKLVAIR
- a CDS encoding cupin domain-containing protein; protein product: MSELASGAFVVERADGRDDGEDWTENYEELPGGVGVSLIFESTTKEGVGPRLHLHHYPETFIIRRGSATFTVGDAQLVGRAGQIIVVPAETPHKFSTGPGGYEAIHIHENSTFETVWLE
- a CDS encoding ATP-grasp domain-containing protein produces the protein MKKILYVYVKGGAPLETAFPRIAACGELHVLALSPLPEAGKEIWEPCCTSITVHPGGLTPGEPVVEAIVAHARSLGADALFTLSEFAVLAVANAADRLGLAGAGPGIRVARDKRLMRQAWQAAGVPIPRFRRVDSAADLQGALAALTPPLLLKPAWGAGSVAQLVLTSQDQVANAWAEIEQALELGGQVGMNELYEQNTDADRLVEEIMDGTTEGWYSEPGYGDYLSVEGIVAKGKYHPLAITAKLPTVPPYIEVASTSPCVLPEELQRRIEEVSRRAVDALGLDTCGTHTELKLRADGELVVIEVGARFGGLLTTRQAEIVFDLDPIGMLIREQLGEQVDYPPAMLVDGGRAAASVAVVPADSAGTPWQTQPLWHPEQVDWSSLLSPGSTVEPVPAFMLPTGTRVPEFDPSGGSRNWLGVFLLTAVDAPTLLRDCRAILDGLEDALPS
- a CDS encoding PEP/pyruvate-binding domain-containing protein — encoded protein: MPTAPAPSALAAIVPALPADRLTLADFSGLATTVAGYPYVKLVLDQETSTVHLIDGAERMLHVQYVAERILGMTRAELARNLDAFNDSVYRVGDRRFLLGTLALHDRPEHGGLFFSLETVEVDTMGPDLLGTFYRTVRALIDDAVPVLLKPANHLQEGFLQDTTTPLILAHELYSTAPYVPLNPGTTTGRLRVFTDEGAYRTTIDPVRWHDILVMERMPDDIPRVSGLINAKHTTTLSHTNVLAAGWGIPNAIQQGALQSLADLDGTWVELTVDQSAPELAVRAITRPDSVDAGPPWAVTQVDIGKPDLAAAQILPLDELRSTDAHRFGTKAANLGELIAVLRDGSPYWLGFYEKPRPPRPHLLEYLARQLDTTGTDTAVLDQTAKRMVSEHVVVPRGIALPFALQQQFLESSPAIQQTIGKLKMALALGGEIDGLCAELGALIRDTPLPAELRTLIEDSVLRHLTGAGRVVVRSSSNAEDLIGFSAAGIYESVPEAESIEDVIHAIQRVWASLVTTRGVLLRDEAGIGLSDCFMGVVIQQQLDGALGGVMVTTNPLDRTDFRSVLLNLARNSVDDVVSGARDPLQHLYNTMEGGSRTVAMGAEPADVDDQAKATLGRLALIGRLLQAHFAGTDGSVDAPVDVEWLVDGDRIVLLQCRPYQLAA